From Ramlibacter agri, a single genomic window includes:
- a CDS encoding tripartite tricarboxylate transporter substrate binding protein, producing the protein MRPFHPGARVALAVSLAVASMATAAADKWPSHTIRLVVPYAAGGPSDAAGRFIADGLSRELGQSVVVDNKPGGGASIGAAAVAHAQPDGYTFLLGHRASVSFTPQVRKVDYDPRKDLTPVAAFSTNFTLLVARKDFPASNMAQLKALAAAKPDSVTCGTAGQGSGSHIACELLAEMLGTKLLIVHYKGSSEATTDILGGRVDMMFDPSSLQYVKAGKMRILGARGKGNGRFTAELPDVPSFAEQGYPDISDAVWVGLMAPGGTDPAIIKRVAAAMEKVANAPDTAAKLLPVSQYPAFVGTEELRKEIPADLDYYAKLIKKLNLRVD; encoded by the coding sequence ATGCGACCCTTCCACCCTGGCGCCCGCGTGGCGCTCGCGGTCAGCCTGGCCGTGGCCTCGATGGCCACAGCGGCGGCGGACAAATGGCCCAGCCACACCATCCGGCTGGTGGTGCCCTACGCGGCCGGCGGCCCGTCCGACGCGGCCGGCCGCTTCATCGCCGATGGGCTGTCCAGGGAGCTGGGGCAAAGCGTCGTCGTCGACAACAAGCCCGGCGGCGGCGCCTCCATCGGCGCGGCCGCCGTGGCGCACGCGCAGCCGGACGGCTACACCTTCCTGCTGGGACACCGCGCCTCGGTGTCCTTCACGCCGCAGGTGCGCAAGGTCGACTACGACCCGCGCAAGGACCTGACGCCGGTCGCGGCCTTCTCGACCAACTTCACGCTGCTGGTCGCGCGCAAGGACTTCCCCGCCTCCAACATGGCGCAGCTCAAGGCGCTGGCCGCCGCGAAGCCGGATTCGGTGACCTGCGGCACCGCCGGCCAGGGCTCCGGCTCGCACATCGCCTGCGAGCTGCTCGCCGAGATGCTGGGCACCAAGCTGCTGATCGTGCACTACAAGGGTTCGTCGGAGGCCACCACGGACATCCTGGGCGGGCGCGTCGACATGATGTTCGATCCCTCCTCGCTGCAGTACGTGAAGGCCGGCAAGATGCGGATCCTGGGCGCCCGCGGCAAGGGCAACGGCCGCTTCACGGCGGAACTGCCGGACGTGCCCTCCTTCGCCGAACAAGGCTACCCGGACATCAGCGACGCGGTCTGGGTGGGCCTGATGGCGCCGGGCGGCACCGACCCTGCGATCATCAAGCGCGTGGCGGCCGCGATGGAGAAGGTGGCCAATGCGCCGGACACGGCGGCGAAGCTGCTGCCCGTGAGCCAGTACCCCGCCTTCGTCGGCACCGAGGAACTCAGGAAGGAGATCCCGGCCGACCTGGACTACTACGCGAAGCTGATCAAGAAGCTGAACCTGCGCGTGGATTGA
- a CDS encoding molybdopterin-dependent oxidoreductase, giving the protein MTVYTATHWGIYEVEQGPSGPVLKGHAKDPDPSPIGLAMVDAVRARNRVMRPAVRRSWAEKGPCAAPEKRAAEAFVEVPWDEALDLAAAATKQLIAEHGNEAVFGGSYGWSSAGRFHHAQSQVHRYLNCLGGYVRHSESYSLGAAKVVMPHILGNMDNLFATHTSWNVLEQHCKLFVAFGGSPAKNGQVNPGLVGQHMVRIGLQKMQQAGTRFINISPENTNLETGGEVEWIPIRPNTDTAMLLAIAHTLYTEGLHDSGFLARYSVGFDQFLPYLLGTSDGVAKTAEWAERITGVPAQRTRLLARELAGTRSVVTMTWALQRAHHGEQPPWALITVAAMLGQIGLPGGGFGFGYGTANAVGNVSPRVSGPSFPQGRNPVDAFIPCARIADMLLHPGAPFRYNGRDLVYPDIQLVYWAGGNPFHHHQDLNRLLQAWRKPKAVIANEQFWTPAAKAADIVFPVNTTLEREDIGYSAHERYVVAMRKVMEPVGESRSDYDVYSALAARLGVEAAFTDGRTEAQWQREMYENFRAKYPRLEFPDYEGFLQAGMLDLFQGEPSHVMLAEFRADPAGCPLETKSGRIEIFCETIASFGYDDCPGHPTWMEPAEWLGSPKAERFPLHMVSDQPFTKLHSQLDHSAYSKANKIHGREPVLISREDAGARGIEEGDVVRVFNDRGSCLAGARVSHRIRAGVVKLSTGAWFDPSSWGADKTLEKHGNPNTLTLDIGASSLSQGCAAQTCLVQVEKYGGELPALTAHEPPQFARP; this is encoded by the coding sequence ATGACCGTCTACACCGCCACCCACTGGGGCATCTACGAAGTCGAGCAGGGCCCTTCCGGGCCGGTGCTCAAGGGCCACGCGAAGGACCCCGATCCTTCGCCGATCGGCCTGGCGATGGTGGACGCCGTGCGCGCGCGCAACCGCGTGATGCGGCCGGCGGTGCGGCGCAGCTGGGCCGAGAAAGGGCCTTGCGCGGCGCCTGAAAAGCGGGCGGCGGAGGCCTTCGTCGAAGTCCCCTGGGACGAGGCCCTGGACCTCGCCGCTGCCGCGACGAAGCAGCTGATCGCCGAGCATGGCAACGAGGCGGTGTTCGGCGGCAGCTACGGCTGGTCCAGCGCCGGCCGCTTCCACCATGCGCAGAGCCAGGTGCATCGCTACCTGAACTGCCTCGGCGGCTACGTGCGGCACAGCGAGTCCTACAGCCTCGGCGCGGCCAAGGTGGTGATGCCCCACATCCTGGGCAACATGGACAACCTGTTCGCGACCCACACCAGCTGGAACGTGCTGGAGCAGCACTGCAAGCTGTTCGTCGCCTTTGGCGGCTCGCCGGCGAAGAACGGCCAGGTGAATCCAGGCCTCGTGGGCCAGCACATGGTGCGCATCGGCCTGCAGAAGATGCAGCAGGCCGGCACGCGCTTCATCAACATCAGCCCCGAGAACACCAACCTGGAGACCGGCGGCGAGGTGGAGTGGATCCCGATCCGCCCCAACACCGACACGGCGATGCTGCTGGCCATCGCCCACACGCTCTACACCGAAGGCCTGCACGACAGCGGCTTCCTCGCCAGGTACAGCGTGGGTTTCGACCAGTTCCTGCCTTACCTGCTGGGCACCAGCGACGGCGTGGCCAAGACCGCCGAATGGGCGGAGCGCATCACCGGCGTGCCGGCGCAGCGCACCCGGCTGCTCGCACGCGAACTGGCCGGCACGCGTTCCGTCGTGACGATGACCTGGGCGCTGCAGCGCGCGCACCATGGCGAGCAGCCGCCCTGGGCGCTCATCACCGTGGCGGCCATGCTGGGGCAGATCGGCCTGCCCGGCGGCGGCTTCGGCTTCGGCTACGGTACGGCCAACGCGGTCGGCAACGTGAGCCCGCGCGTGTCCGGGCCCTCCTTCCCGCAGGGCCGCAACCCGGTCGATGCCTTCATTCCCTGCGCGCGCATCGCCGACATGCTGCTGCATCCCGGCGCGCCCTTCCGCTACAACGGCCGCGACCTCGTGTACCCCGACATCCAGCTGGTGTACTGGGCGGGCGGCAACCCCTTCCACCACCATCAGGACCTGAACAGACTGCTGCAGGCCTGGCGCAAGCCCAAGGCCGTCATCGCCAACGAGCAGTTCTGGACGCCGGCGGCCAAGGCGGCCGACATCGTCTTCCCGGTGAACACGACGCTGGAGCGCGAGGACATCGGCTATTCCGCGCACGAGCGCTACGTGGTCGCGATGCGCAAGGTGATGGAACCGGTGGGCGAATCGCGCAGCGACTACGACGTGTACTCGGCGCTGGCTGCGCGGCTGGGCGTGGAGGCGGCCTTTACCGACGGCCGGACCGAGGCGCAGTGGCAGCGCGAGATGTACGAGAACTTCCGCGCGAAGTACCCGCGGCTGGAATTCCCGGACTACGAAGGCTTCCTGCAGGCCGGCATGCTGGACCTGTTCCAGGGCGAGCCTTCGCACGTGATGCTGGCGGAATTCCGCGCCGACCCGGCCGGTTGCCCGCTGGAGACGAAGTCGGGCCGCATCGAGATCTTCTGCGAGACCATCGCCTCCTTCGGCTATGACGACTGCCCGGGCCATCCGACCTGGATGGAACCGGCCGAGTGGCTGGGCTCGCCCAAGGCGGAGCGCTTCCCGCTGCACATGGTGTCGGACCAGCCTTTCACCAAGCTGCACAGCCAGCTCGATCACAGCGCCTACAGCAAGGCCAACAAGATCCACGGGCGCGAACCGGTGCTGATCTCGCGCGAAGATGCGGGGGCGCGCGGCATCGAGGAGGGCGACGTGGTGCGCGTGTTCAACGACCGCGGCAGCTGCCTGGCCGGCGCGCGCGTCTCGCATCGCATTCGAGCCGGCGTGGTCAAGCTCTCCACCGGCGCCTGGTTCGATCCCTCGAGCTGGGGCGCGGACAAGACGCTGGAAAAGCACGGCAACCCGAACACGCTGACGCTGGACATCGGCGCCTCGAGCCTGTCGCAGGGTTGCGCGGCGCAGACCTGCCTGGTGCAGGTGGAGAAGTACGGCGGCGAACTGCCGGCGCTGACGGCGCACGAGCCGCCCCAGTTCGCGCGGCCCTGA
- a CDS encoding CaiB/BaiF CoA transferase family protein, whose protein sequence is MTRPFEGIRILDFTRFLAGPFGCYQLALQGADVVKVESFDGDDARVSIIDPKSQVEKMAPYFMAVNANKRSLTVNFRSPEAIEALKRMVAQVDVVWENFRPGVMEAMGLGYEALSAINPRLIYCSVSGFGHTGPEARQACFDGKIQAMSGIMKLTGKEEDGPMRAGFAICDVMAGMTSALAVSSALFQRTHTGKGQFVDVAMLDSALNYLAIEVAEHTLTGIVHKQRGNMTISRKVTGNRFDTGDGAIVLAALTEKQFAGLLTTVGRADALKDPRFADWLTRAANEPALRAIIEGGLASAGAREWEDRLTKADVPCAAVIGIEEVIRHPQLESRDVLQKVDTHLGEKVLVGSGFRLAHGSPAIDRAPPRLGEHTADVLRDFGFSEGEIDKLQSHEAFGRGVETAAAH, encoded by the coding sequence ATGACCCGACCCTTCGAAGGCATCCGCATCCTGGACTTCACCCGTTTCCTGGCCGGCCCGTTCGGCTGCTACCAGCTGGCCCTGCAGGGCGCCGACGTGGTGAAGGTCGAATCCTTCGACGGCGACGACGCGCGCGTCTCCATCATCGACCCCAAGTCCCAGGTCGAGAAGATGGCCCCGTACTTCATGGCCGTGAACGCCAACAAGCGCAGCCTCACCGTGAACTTCCGTTCGCCCGAAGCCATCGAGGCCCTCAAGCGGATGGTCGCGCAGGTCGACGTGGTGTGGGAGAACTTCCGCCCCGGCGTGATGGAGGCCATGGGCCTGGGCTACGAGGCGCTGTCGGCCATCAACCCGCGCCTCATCTATTGCTCGGTCTCCGGCTTCGGCCACACCGGCCCCGAGGCCAGGCAGGCCTGCTTCGACGGCAAGATCCAGGCGATGTCCGGCATCATGAAGCTGACCGGCAAGGAAGAGGACGGCCCGATGCGCGCCGGTTTCGCCATCTGCGACGTCATGGCGGGCATGACCAGCGCCCTGGCCGTGTCCAGCGCGCTGTTCCAGCGCACGCACACCGGCAAGGGCCAGTTCGTCGACGTGGCGATGCTCGACTCGGCGCTGAACTACCTGGCGATCGAAGTGGCAGAGCACACGCTGACGGGCATCGTGCACAAGCAGCGCGGCAACATGACGATCAGCCGCAAGGTCACCGGCAACCGCTTCGACACCGGCGACGGCGCCATCGTGCTGGCCGCGCTCACCGAGAAGCAGTTCGCCGGCCTGCTGACCACCGTCGGCCGCGCGGACGCGCTGAAGGATCCGCGCTTCGCGGACTGGCTGACCCGCGCCGCCAACGAGCCGGCGCTGCGCGCCATCATCGAAGGCGGCCTGGCCAGCGCCGGCGCCCGCGAATGGGAGGACCGCCTGACGAAGGCCGACGTGCCCTGCGCCGCCGTGATCGGCATCGAGGAAGTCATCCGGCACCCGCAGCTGGAATCGCGCGATGTGCTGCAGAAGGTGGACACGCACCTCGGCGAGAAGGTGCTCGTGGGCTCCGGCTTCCGCCTCGCGCACGGCTCGCCCGCGATCGACCGGGCGCCGCCGCGGCTGGGCGAACACACGGCGGACGTGCTGCGCGACTTCGGCTTCAGCGAAGGCGAGATCGACAAGCTGCAATCGCACGAGGCTTTCGGCCGGGGTGTCGAAACCGCCGCCGCGCACTGA
- a CDS encoding Bug family tripartite tricarboxylate transporter substrate binding protein codes for MTRIAATLAAFAFAAVSHQALAAWPDKPIRLVIPFPPGGGTDVVGRLIGQKMSEELGVTVVIDNRPGADTQIGTALVAKAAPDGYTIGMVTPSLAINKTLYAATAQYDPIKDFAPVSLVAATPFYLAVATQAPYKTASDLVDASRKPGANFTYGTASSIGYLSGEQTRAALKLDARHIPYKGSAASVTAVAAGELTYTIDTILAMRPLVDAGKLRILGTSAPQRVNAFPEIPALGETWKGFSIVSWWGIVAPAGTPAAAVSRMDKALAKILTTAEMRQKLEALGAVANYADSEKFSAVIRHDLDSYGDTIKSVGLEPGH; via the coding sequence ATGACCCGCATCGCCGCCACCCTCGCCGCGTTCGCCTTCGCGGCGGTGTCCCACCAGGCGCTGGCCGCCTGGCCCGACAAGCCCATCAGGCTCGTCATCCCCTTCCCGCCCGGCGGTGGCACCGACGTGGTGGGCCGCCTGATCGGGCAGAAGATGTCCGAGGAACTGGGCGTGACTGTGGTCATCGACAACCGGCCCGGCGCGGACACGCAGATCGGCACCGCGCTGGTGGCGAAGGCCGCGCCCGACGGCTACACCATCGGCATGGTGACGCCCTCGCTGGCGATCAACAAGACGCTGTACGCCGCCACGGCGCAGTACGACCCGATCAAGGACTTTGCGCCGGTCAGCCTGGTCGCCGCCACCCCCTTCTACCTGGCCGTCGCCACGCAGGCGCCCTACAAGACCGCCTCCGATCTGGTCGACGCGTCCCGCAAGCCCGGCGCCAACTTCACCTACGGCACGGCCAGCAGCATCGGCTACCTCAGCGGCGAGCAGACGCGCGCCGCGCTGAAGCTCGACGCCCGCCACATCCCCTACAAGGGAAGCGCGGCCAGCGTGACGGCGGTGGCCGCCGGCGAGCTCACTTACACCATCGACACGATCCTGGCGATGCGGCCGCTGGTGGACGCCGGCAAGCTGCGCATCCTGGGCACCTCCGCGCCGCAGCGCGTGAACGCGTTCCCCGAGATCCCGGCGCTCGGCGAGACCTGGAAGGGCTTCAGCATCGTCAGCTGGTGGGGCATCGTCGCGCCCGCGGGCACGCCGGCCGCGGCGGTAAGCCGGATGGACAAGGCGCTGGCGAAGATCCTCACCACGGCGGAGATGCGCCAGAAGCTCGAGGCGCTGGGCGCGGTGGCGAACTACGCCGACTCGGAGAAGTTCTCCGCGGTGATCCGCCACGACCTGGACTCCTACGGCGACACCATCAAGTCGGTCGGGCTGGAGCCCGGCCACTGA
- a CDS encoding CaiB/BaiF CoA transferase family protein: MSSPQLPLHGVTVVEFCQVAAGPFCGMLLADFGADVVKVEPLEGDSLRQWPPLSQGYSENFASLNRGKRSVALNLKDPADLAFARSLVLQADVLVENNRPGVMERLGLGWSWFREHHPKLVYCSISAYGQSGPRSGEGGFDVTVQAAAGVMSVTGEADGAPVKCGVPVSDFTAGLYAAYSIAAKLAQVRAGGRGGQVDVPMFSTTLAIAALQTSEYFGTGHNPRKLGSAHPRNAPYEAFRAADGHFVIAAGNNKLWLSVCEVVGLPELAQDQRFPTPSARAQHQAELKAILEPRFMQQPVQHWLARFAEAGVPHAPINGYGEALQDPQARHLELVQQITLPGGVTTRTVACPVRLDGAPVPLRDSLPALGEHTEALRNKMMETT; encoded by the coding sequence ATGTCCTCCCCGCAACTCCCGCTCCACGGCGTCACCGTCGTCGAGTTCTGCCAGGTGGCGGCCGGCCCCTTCTGCGGCATGCTGCTGGCCGACTTCGGCGCCGACGTGGTGAAGGTCGAACCGCTGGAGGGCGACAGCCTGCGCCAGTGGCCGCCGCTGTCGCAGGGCTACAGCGAGAACTTCGCCTCGCTCAACCGCGGCAAGCGCTCGGTCGCGCTCAACCTGAAGGACCCGGCGGACCTGGCGTTCGCCCGCTCGCTGGTGCTGCAGGCGGACGTGCTGGTGGAAAACAACCGGCCCGGCGTCATGGAGCGTCTCGGCCTGGGCTGGTCCTGGTTCCGCGAGCACCACCCGAAGCTCGTGTACTGCTCCATTTCGGCCTACGGCCAGAGCGGGCCGCGCAGCGGCGAGGGCGGCTTCGACGTCACCGTGCAGGCCGCCGCCGGCGTGATGAGCGTGACCGGCGAAGCGGACGGCGCGCCGGTCAAGTGCGGCGTGCCGGTGTCCGATTTCACCGCCGGCCTCTACGCCGCCTACTCGATCGCCGCCAAGCTGGCGCAGGTGCGCGCCGGCGGCCGCGGCGGCCAGGTGGACGTGCCGATGTTCTCCACCACGCTCGCCATCGCGGCGCTGCAGACGAGCGAATACTTCGGTACCGGCCACAACCCCCGCAAGCTCGGCTCCGCGCATCCGCGCAACGCGCCCTACGAGGCCTTCCGCGCCGCCGACGGGCACTTCGTCATCGCCGCGGGCAACAACAAGCTCTGGCTGTCGGTGTGCGAAGTGGTCGGCCTGCCCGAGCTCGCGCAGGACCAGCGCTTCCCGACGCCCAGCGCGCGGGCGCAGCACCAGGCCGAACTGAAGGCGATCCTCGAGCCGCGCTTCATGCAGCAGCCGGTGCAGCACTGGCTGGCGCGCTTCGCCGAGGCCGGCGTTCCGCACGCGCCCATCAACGGCTACGGCGAGGCGCTGCAGGACCCGCAGGCGCGCCACCTGGAGCTGGTGCAGCAGATCACCCTGCCGGGCGGCGTGACGACGCGCACGGTCGCCTGCCCCGTGCGGCTGGACGGCGCGCCCGTGCCCCTGCGCGACTCGCTGCCGGCACTGGGCGAACACACCGAGGCGCTGCGCAACAAGATGATGGAAACGACATGA
- a CDS encoding enoyl-CoA hydratase/isomerase family protein codes for MTQGEGIARIRLDRPEKGNALSTRLVAALAAHVADAVADPRVHTIVFSGEGRHFCTGFDLSDLETASDADLLQRFVQIELLLDAVWRAPVRTVALAQGRTWGAGADLFAACDVRLAAPDATFRFPGAGFGLVLGTRRLAVRVGRDEARRLTCDGGSLDQAQALRTGLASAGAEAGADSLAPWLAAPAVDRATVAALRAATADAGSDADLAALVRSAARPGLKERIVAHRARTLAAKAAS; via the coding sequence ATGACGCAGGGCGAAGGCATCGCGCGCATCCGTCTGGACCGGCCCGAGAAGGGCAACGCGCTCTCCACCCGGCTGGTCGCCGCGCTGGCGGCACACGTGGCGGACGCGGTGGCCGACCCGCGCGTGCACACCATCGTGTTCAGCGGCGAGGGTCGCCACTTTTGCACCGGCTTCGACCTGTCGGACCTCGAGACCGCCAGCGACGCCGACCTGCTGCAGCGCTTCGTCCAGATCGAACTGCTGCTCGACGCCGTCTGGCGCGCCCCCGTGCGCACCGTGGCGCTGGCGCAGGGCCGCACCTGGGGCGCGGGCGCGGACCTGTTCGCCGCTTGCGACGTGCGCCTCGCCGCGCCCGACGCCACCTTCCGTTTCCCGGGCGCGGGCTTCGGCCTTGTACTGGGCACGCGCCGGCTGGCCGTGCGCGTGGGCCGCGACGAAGCGCGCCGCCTCACCTGCGACGGCGGTTCGCTGGACCAGGCGCAGGCCCTGCGCACCGGGCTGGCGAGCGCCGGCGCGGAAGCCGGCGCCGACAGCCTCGCGCCCTGGCTCGCCGCGCCTGCGGTGGACCGCGCAACGGTCGCGGCCTTGCGCGCGGCGACGGCCGACGCCGGCTCGGACGCCGACCTCGCCGCGCTGGTACGCTCGGCGGCGCGCCCCGGCTTGAAAGAGCGCATCGTGGCCCACCGGGCCCGCACCCTGGCCGCCAAGGCAGCCTCATGA
- a CDS encoding cysteine dioxygenase, translating to MRTQAVNDLAPLRAFIRDIERIVAKGGEKVPEQAAERMRQLVATDGWLPDSMAEPHEKFYQQHLLYADPQDRFSLVSFVWGPGQKTPIHDHTVWGVIGMLRGAEFGQRYELGAGAPRKLGTEGRLEPGQVEIVSPTHGDVHLVRNAFDDRVSISIHLYGGNIGRTSRHVFDAETGQSKAFVSGYSRTLDPFDPKRP from the coding sequence ATGAGGACGCAAGCAGTGAACGACCTCGCACCCCTGCGCGCATTCATCCGCGACATCGAGCGCATCGTCGCCAAGGGCGGCGAGAAGGTGCCCGAACAGGCGGCCGAGCGCATGCGCCAGCTCGTCGCCACCGACGGCTGGCTGCCCGACTCGATGGCCGAGCCGCACGAGAAGTTCTACCAGCAGCACCTGCTCTACGCCGATCCGCAGGACCGCTTTTCGCTGGTGAGCTTCGTCTGGGGCCCGGGGCAGAAGACTCCGATCCACGACCACACGGTCTGGGGTGTCATCGGCATGCTGCGCGGCGCCGAATTCGGCCAGCGCTACGAGCTGGGCGCCGGCGCGCCGCGCAAGCTGGGCACGGAAGGCCGCCTCGAACCCGGCCAGGTGGAGATCGTGTCGCCGACCCACGGCGACGTGCACCTGGTGCGCAATGCCTTCGACGACCGCGTCAGCATCAGCATCCACCTGTACGGCGGCAACATCGGCCGCACCAGCCGCCACGTCTTCGACGCCGAGACCGGCCAGTCCAAGGCCTTCGTCTCCGGCTATTCGCGCACCCTCGACCCTTTCGACCCGAAGAGACCATGA
- a CDS encoding glycine/sarcosine/betaine reductase selenoprotein B family protein, which translates to MSNINPAADEKPLAQSELDALLGFASDEDSPVPYMKRTRDWYLALGYNNPYRYAHYLEVPFTPLKKPLSQSTVALLTTASPYQPDKGPQGPGAPYNAAAKFYVPYTMDTSRDHDVRVSHVGIDRKHTSMEDSNSWFPLPALRRLAAAGRIGKLAAHAHGVPTNRSQRHTLEIDISMILERCKADGVDVAVLVPNCPICHQTMCLTARALEAAGIPTVIMGCAKDIVEHVGVPRFLFSDFPLGNAAGRPKDPESQAATLELALRVLETAPAPRTTVQSPQRWSASAAWKLDFSNIERVSPEEIARLRAESDAAKATGKAIREANGVLTGDSKEKQPAAA; encoded by the coding sequence ATGAGCAACATCAACCCTGCCGCCGACGAGAAGCCCCTTGCCCAGTCCGAGCTGGATGCCCTGCTCGGATTCGCGTCCGACGAGGACAGCCCCGTGCCCTACATGAAGCGCACGCGCGACTGGTACCTCGCCCTGGGCTACAACAACCCCTACCGCTACGCCCACTACCTCGAGGTGCCGTTCACGCCGCTGAAGAAGCCGCTGTCGCAATCGACCGTGGCGCTGCTGACGACGGCGTCGCCCTACCAGCCGGACAAGGGCCCGCAAGGCCCCGGCGCGCCCTACAACGCCGCCGCCAAGTTCTACGTGCCCTACACCATGGACACGTCCAGGGACCACGACGTGCGCGTCTCGCACGTGGGCATCGACCGCAAGCACACCTCCATGGAGGACAGCAACAGCTGGTTCCCGCTACCGGCGCTGCGCCGCCTGGCGGCCGCCGGCCGCATCGGCAAGCTGGCCGCGCACGCCCACGGCGTGCCGACCAACCGCAGCCAGCGCCACACGCTGGAAATCGACATCTCGATGATCCTGGAGCGCTGCAAGGCCGATGGCGTCGACGTCGCCGTGCTCGTGCCGAACTGCCCGATCTGCCACCAGACCATGTGCCTGACGGCGCGCGCACTGGAGGCCGCCGGCATTCCCACGGTCATCATGGGCTGCGCCAAGGACATCGTGGAGCACGTGGGCGTGCCGCGCTTCCTGTTCTCCGATTTCCCCCTGGGCAATGCCGCCGGCAGGCCGAAGGACCCCGAGTCGCAGGCCGCCACGCTGGAGCTCGCCCTGCGCGTGCTGGAGACGGCGCCCGCGCCGCGCACGACGGTGCAGTCGCCACAGCGCTGGAGCGCCTCGGCGGCCTGGAAGCTGGACTTCTCCAACATCGAACGCGTGTCCCCCGAAGAAATCGCCCGGCTGCGGGCCGAGTCCGATGCGGCCAAGGCCACGGGCAAGGCGATCCGGGAGGCCAACGGCGTGCTCACGGGCGACTCGAAGGAAAAGCAGCCTGCCGCGGCCTGA
- a CDS encoding IclR family transcriptional regulator codes for MNNTLVKGLQLLEHLARSDSALGVTEIATRLELGKSNVHRLLQALVELGYVQKNEARGTYQATLKLWELGTALEARLTIKGAAREAMEQLLKDTRETVHLSVLDGDEVVYIHKLDSPEPVRAYSEIGGRAPAYCVATGKAILAWQDEGYLQGLSRRLTRHTEKTITKPAEFLHELERIRTTGYAVNRGEWRETVWGVASPILNTEGNVLAAIGISGPSARIKPTLIKRLAADVMAAADTVSGKLARG; via the coding sequence ATGAACAACACACTGGTCAAGGGACTCCAACTGCTCGAACACCTGGCGCGCAGCGACAGCGCGCTGGGCGTGACCGAGATCGCCACCCGGCTGGAGCTGGGCAAGAGCAACGTGCACCGGCTGTTGCAGGCGCTCGTGGAGCTCGGGTACGTGCAGAAGAACGAGGCGCGCGGCACCTACCAGGCGACGCTGAAGCTGTGGGAGCTGGGCACGGCGCTGGAAGCGCGGCTGACCATCAAGGGCGCGGCGCGCGAAGCGATGGAGCAGTTGCTGAAGGACACGCGCGAGACGGTGCACCTGTCCGTGCTCGATGGCGACGAGGTCGTCTACATCCACAAGCTGGACAGCCCCGAGCCCGTGCGCGCCTACTCGGAAATCGGCGGCCGCGCGCCCGCCTATTGCGTGGCCACCGGCAAGGCCATCCTGGCCTGGCAGGACGAGGGCTACCTGCAGGGGCTGTCGCGCCGCCTGACGCGCCACACCGAGAAGACCATCACCAAGCCGGCCGAATTCCTGCACGAACTCGAGCGCATCCGCACCACCGGCTATGCGGTGAACCGCGGCGAATGGCGCGAGACGGTGTGGGGCGTCGCCTCGCCCATCCTCAACACCGAGGGCAACGTGCTGGCCGCCATCGGCATCTCGGGCCCGTCGGCGCGCATCAAGCCGACGCTGATCAAGCGGCTCGCCGCCGACGTGATGGCGGCGGCCGACACCGTCTCGGGCAAGCTCGCGCGCGGCTAG
- a CDS encoding ABC transporter permease — MHDIQPAAARRPEYVLPEAPPAAAGEVQRELSPWEKFWGNALARRLVVLAVLAIAWESYSRVVQNPLLFPTFTDTCVAFWRGMASGELPQRIANSLGVLAMGYGIGLAVAALLTTFAVTTRIGTDFLSTATAMLNPLPAIALLPLALLWFGLGTPSTLVVLLHSVIWPVALNTHSGFLSVSDTLRMAGQNYGLRGVRFIVLILVPAAFPSILTGMKIGWAFAWRTLIAAELVFGSNGGGGGLGWYIFENRNQMETANVFAGLLAVIIIGLLVESLVFRTVENATVRKWGMQR, encoded by the coding sequence ATGCATGACATCCAGCCGGCGGCCGCGCGCCGCCCCGAATACGTCCTGCCCGAGGCGCCGCCGGCCGCCGCGGGCGAAGTCCAGCGCGAGCTCTCGCCCTGGGAGAAGTTCTGGGGCAATGCGCTGGCGCGCCGCCTCGTGGTGCTGGCCGTGCTGGCCATCGCCTGGGAAAGCTACAGCCGGGTGGTGCAGAACCCGCTGCTGTTTCCCACCTTCACGGACACCTGCGTCGCCTTCTGGCGCGGCATGGCCAGCGGCGAGCTGCCCCAGCGCATCGCCAACTCGCTGGGCGTGCTGGCCATGGGCTACGGCATCGGCCTGGCCGTGGCGGCGCTGCTGACCACCTTCGCTGTCACCACGCGCATCGGCACCGACTTCCTGTCCACCGCCACGGCGATGCTCAACCCGCTGCCCGCCATCGCGCTGCTGCCGCTGGCGCTGCTGTGGTTCGGGCTCGGCACGCCCAGCACGCTGGTCGTGCTGCTGCACTCGGTGATCTGGCCAGTGGCGCTGAACACGCACTCGGGCTTCCTGTCGGTGAGCGATACCCTGCGCATGGCCGGCCAGAACTATGGGCTGCGCGGCGTGCGCTTCATCGTGCTGATCCTGGTGCCGGCGGCCTTCCCCTCCATCCTCACCGGCATGAAGATCGGCTGGGCCTTCGCCTGGCGCACGCTGATCGCCGCCGAACTGGTGTTCGGCAGCAATGGCGGCGGCGGCGGGCTGGGCTGGTACATCTTCGAGAACCGCAACCAGATGGAGACCGCCAACGTGTTCGCCGGCCTGCTGGCGGTGATCATCATCGGCCTGCTGGTCGAAAGCCTGGTGTTCCGCACCGTCGAAAACGCGACGGTGCGCAAGTGGGGGATGCAGCGCTAG